A window of the Rhodoferax sp. GW822-FHT02A01 genome harbors these coding sequences:
- the infA gene encoding translation initiation factor IF-1 has product MAKDDVIQMQGEVVENLPNATFRVKLENGHVVLGHISGKMRMHYIRILPGDKVTVEMTPYDLTRARIIFRAK; this is encoded by the coding sequence ATGGCAAAGGACGATGTCATACAGATGCAGGGCGAGGTGGTCGAAAACCTACCAAACGCCACCTTCCGTGTGAAATTGGAAAATGGCCATGTGGTGCTGGGGCACATATCCGGAAAAATGCGAATGCATTACATACGGATACTGCCCGGTGACAAGGTAACAGTTGAGATGACGCCGTACGATTTAACCCGTGCACGCATCATCTTCAGAGCAAAGTAA
- the rpmJ gene encoding 50S ribosomal protein L36, whose protein sequence is MKVSASVKKICRNCKIIRRKGVVRVICTDPRHKQRQG, encoded by the coding sequence ATGAAAGTTTCGGCTTCGGTCAAGAAAATTTGCCGTAACTGCAAAATTATCCGACGCAAGGGCGTTGTGCGCGTGATCTGTACAGATCCACGCCACAAGCAGCGTCAGGGTTAA
- the rpsM gene encoding 30S ribosomal protein S13 — protein MARIAGINIPPQQHSEIGLTAIFGIGRTRARKICEACGIAYSKKVKDLTDADLEKIRDQIAQFTIEGDLRRETTMNIKRLMDIGCYRGFRHRRGLPMRGQRTRTNARTRKGPRKAAASLKK, from the coding sequence ATGGCACGTATCGCTGGCATCAATATTCCGCCGCAACAGCATTCTGAAATTGGCCTGACGGCTATCTTCGGAATTGGTCGCACCCGCGCACGCAAAATTTGCGAAGCTTGTGGCATCGCATATTCCAAGAAGGTCAAGGACTTGACCGACGCGGATTTGGAAAAAATTCGCGATCAAATCGCTCAGTTCACCATCGAAGGTGACCTGCGTCGTGAAACAACCATGAACATCAAGCGTTTGATGGACATTGGTTGCTACCGTGGATTCCGCCATCGTCGCGGTCTGCCCATGCGTGGTCAGCGCACGCGTACCAACGCACGTACCCGCAAAGGCCCGCGTAAGGCCGCTGCGTCTTTGAAGAAATAA
- the rpsK gene encoding 30S ribosomal protein S11 has product MAKAPSNNAAQRVRKKVRKNVADGIAHVHASFNNTIITITDRQGNALSWASSGGQGFKGSRKSTPFAAQVASEVAGRAALEQGIKNLDVEIKGPGPGRESSVRALAALGIRINMIADVTPVPHNGCRPQKRRRI; this is encoded by the coding sequence ATGGCAAAAGCTCCCTCCAATAACGCAGCACAGCGCGTTCGCAAGAAAGTCCGCAAGAACGTTGCTGACGGTATCGCTCACGTGCACGCTTCGTTCAACAACACCATCATCACCATCACCGATCGCCAAGGCAATGCGTTGTCCTGGGCATCGTCGGGTGGCCAAGGCTTCAAGGGCTCTCGCAAGTCCACTCCGTTTGCAGCACAGGTTGCTTCCGAAGTGGCTGGACGTGCAGCACTTGAGCAGGGCATCAAGAACCTTGACGTTGAAATCAAGGGACCTGGTCCTGGACGTGAGTCCTCTGTGCGTGCTTTGGCCGCATTGGGCATTCGCATCAACATGATTGCTGACGTGACACCGGTGCCGCACAACGGCTGCCGCCCACAGAAGCGTCGTCGCATCTAA
- the rpsD gene encoding 30S ribosomal protein S4, translating to MARYLGPKAKLSRREGTDLFLKSARRSIGDKAKFDSKPGQHGRTSGARTSDYGLQLREKQKVKRMYGVLERQFRRYFEEADRRRGNTGANLLFLLESRLDNVVYRMGFGSTRAEARQLVSHKAITVNGNSVNIPSYMVKAGDVIALREKSKKQNRVVEALQLAAQVGMPAWVDVNADKAEGTFKAVPDRDQFGADINESLIVELYSR from the coding sequence GTGGCACGTTACCTAGGCCCCAAGGCCAAACTCTCCCGCCGTGAAGGCACCGACCTGTTCCTGAAGAGCGCACGACGCTCCATCGGCGACAAGGCCAAATTCGATTCCAAGCCTGGTCAGCACGGTCGCACTTCTGGTGCCCGTACGTCTGACTACGGTCTGCAACTGCGTGAGAAGCAGAAGGTCAAGCGCATGTATGGCGTGCTGGAGCGTCAGTTCCGCCGCTATTTTGAAGAAGCTGATCGCCGTCGCGGCAACACCGGTGCCAATCTGCTGTTCCTGCTGGAATCGCGTCTGGACAATGTGGTGTACCGCATGGGCTTTGGCTCCACTCGCGCCGAAGCGCGTCAGCTGGTGTCCCACAAGGCCATTACCGTGAACGGCAACTCCGTGAACATTCCTTCCTACATGGTCAAGGCTGGTGACGTGATCGCTCTGCGTGAAAAGTCCAAGAAGCAAAACCGTGTGGTGGAAGCCCTGCAATTGGCTGCACAAGTTGGCATGCCTGCCTGGGTGGACGTGAATGCTGACAAGGCTGAAGGTACCTTCAAGGCCGTGCCCGATCGTGACCAGTTCGGTGCTGACATCAACGAATCCCTGATCGTTGAGTTGTACTCACGTTAA
- the rpoA gene encoding DNA-directed RNA polymerase subunit alpha: protein MQNSLLKPKSISVEQLGTNRAKVALEPFERGYGHTLGNALRRVLLSSMPGFAATEVTIAGVLHEYSSIDGVQEDVVNILLNLKGVVFKLHNREEVTLSLRKDSEGVVTAADIQTPHDVEIINPGHVIANLSHGGKLDMQIKVEKGRGYVPGTMRRHADEPNKSIGRIVLDASFSPVKRVSYTVESARVEQRTDLDKLVVEIETNGAVSAEDAVRASAKILVEQLAVFAQLEGSELAAFDAPAPRGNTQFDPILLRPVDELELTVRSANCLKAENIYYIGDLIQRTENELLKTPNLGRKSLNEIKEVLASRGLTLGMKLESWPPAALEKR, encoded by the coding sequence ATGCAAAACAGTTTGCTGAAACCAAAATCCATTAGCGTAGAACAGCTCGGTACGAACCGTGCCAAGGTGGCCCTGGAGCCCTTTGAGCGTGGTTACGGTCACACCTTGGGCAATGCGCTGCGTCGCGTGTTGCTGTCGTCCATGCCCGGATTTGCAGCAACCGAAGTCACCATCGCTGGCGTGCTCCACGAGTACTCCTCCATTGATGGCGTCCAGGAAGACGTGGTCAACATCCTGTTGAACCTCAAGGGTGTGGTGTTCAAGCTGCACAACCGCGAAGAAGTGACACTGAGCCTGCGTAAGGACTCCGAAGGTGTTGTGACTGCGGCCGATATCCAGACTCCTCATGACGTGGAAATCATCAACCCCGGTCATGTCATTGCCAATCTGTCGCATGGCGGCAAACTGGACATGCAGATCAAGGTTGAAAAGGGTCGTGGCTACGTGCCTGGAACCATGCGCCGTCATGCTGACGAACCCAACAAGTCCATCGGCCGTATCGTGCTGGATGCGTCGTTCTCTCCGGTCAAGCGTGTCAGCTATACCGTGGAAAGCGCTCGCGTCGAACAACGTACCGATCTGGACAAGCTGGTGGTTGAGATCGAAACCAACGGCGCCGTGTCTGCTGAAGACGCAGTGCGCGCATCGGCCAAGATTCTGGTCGAGCAGTTGGCTGTATTTGCACAGCTCGAAGGTAGCGAGTTGGCTGCATTCGATGCGCCTGCCCCGCGTGGCAATACGCAGTTCGATCCTATCCTGCTGCGTCCAGTGGACGAGTTGGAGTTGACAGTTCGTTCTGCCAACTGCCTGAAGGCCGAGAACATCTACTACATCGGTGACCTGATTCAGCGTACCGAAAATGAGTTGCTCAAGACCCCTAATCTGGGTCGCAAGTCGCTCAATGAAATCAAGGAAGTGTTGGCTTCCCGCGGTTTGACTTTGGGCATGAAGCTCGAAAGCTGGCCGCCCGCTGCACTGGAAAAACGCTAA
- the rplQ gene encoding 50S ribosomal protein L17 — translation MRHGYGLRKLNRTTSHRLAMLRNMMNSLIEHEVIKTTVPKAKELRRVVEPMITLAKEATVANRRLAFDRLRDRDSVTKLFNDLGPRFKTRPGGYTRILKMGFRVGDNAPMALVELVDRPETSAAEADAIAAE, via the coding sequence ATGCGCCACGGATACGGACTACGCAAACTCAATCGCACCACATCGCACCGCCTCGCGATGCTGCGCAACATGATGAACTCGCTCATCGAGCACGAAGTCATCAAGACCACTGTGCCCAAGGCCAAGGAATTGCGCCGCGTGGTTGAACCCATGATCACCCTGGCCAAGGAAGCAACTGTAGCCAACCGCCGTCTGGCGTTTGACCGCCTGCGTGACCGTGACAGCGTGACCAAGTTGTTCAATGACCTGGGACCCCGTTTCAAGACACGTCCTGGTGGTTACACACGTATTCTGAAGATGGGCTTCCGCGTTGGTGACAATGCGCCCATGGCATTGGTTGAATTGGTGGATCGCCCTGAAACTTCTGCTGCAGAAGCTGACGCAATCGCTGCAGAATAA
- a CDS encoding metallophosphoesterase produces MLGQLGSTLLILHLSDIHFRKMEIETAQDPNFHLRNELLRDIVGQCKTLGPPDLIVISGDIAFAGHPDEFAFATDWLGELCEACGGSLDKVFVCPGNHDVVRTQADKNMVQNIHRNIKTAENPTQFIFEQLRDPDAAKLLYESLDNFNAFAFQFFCDLLPPERTRAKRDVVLNDGSLLRLWGINTTFVSSSHDVRGSLFVDSASFQIPRETGVVNLVMAHHDLTWIRQSQELADHLNDVAQIQMFGHVHTNRINREVDYLRLTASAVHPEKNEPGWEPGYNLLELCVDGVENARLLKLKAHVRVWQTAPGGFRAKQIKGKDIWKHEIPLEEWHPSPIAIENAGQRPKNGQTILQSDGVGALPVKGFEMNQLRDVGLRFYRLSFSKKSEIAGRLDLLEEDDMKQPDFERFRRAFFRAHERGILEQLAKAVFEAEQN; encoded by the coding sequence ATGCTCGGGCAACTGGGGTCTACATTGCTGATACTGCACCTCTCAGATATCCATTTTCGCAAGATGGAGATTGAGACAGCTCAAGATCCGAACTTCCATCTTCGCAACGAGCTATTGCGGGACATAGTTGGCCAATGCAAGACATTGGGCCCTCCGGATCTAATCGTGATTTCGGGTGATATTGCATTTGCAGGCCATCCCGATGAATTTGCTTTTGCCACGGATTGGCTTGGCGAATTGTGCGAAGCATGCGGGGGGAGTTTAGACAAAGTTTTCGTCTGCCCTGGAAATCACGACGTCGTTAGGACGCAGGCCGACAAAAACATGGTGCAGAACATTCATCGGAATATTAAAACTGCTGAAAATCCAACGCAATTCATTTTCGAACAATTGAGAGATCCGGATGCTGCAAAGCTGCTTTATGAGAGCCTCGACAATTTCAATGCATTCGCGTTTCAATTCTTCTGTGACTTACTGCCTCCAGAACGAACTCGCGCAAAGAGGGACGTCGTTTTAAATGACGGATCTTTACTCAGACTCTGGGGGATAAATACAACGTTCGTATCCAGTAGCCATGATGTACGGGGTAGCCTCTTTGTCGATTCGGCCAGCTTCCAGATTCCTAGGGAAACTGGTGTGGTGAATTTGGTGATGGCTCACCACGATCTAACTTGGATTCGTCAGTCGCAAGAACTTGCAGATCATCTCAATGACGTAGCTCAGATCCAGATGTTTGGTCATGTGCATACGAATCGAATAAATCGAGAGGTGGACTACTTGCGTTTAACAGCGAGCGCGGTTCACCCAGAAAAAAATGAGCCTGGCTGGGAGCCTGGTTATAACCTCTTGGAATTGTGCGTGGATGGTGTGGAAAATGCACGCCTTCTAAAATTGAAGGCGCATGTTCGGGTCTGGCAAACAGCACCAGGTGGGTTTCGTGCTAAACAGATTAAAGGCAAGGACATTTGGAAGCACGAAATTCCGCTTGAAGAATGGCATCCATCGCCTATTGCTATAGAGAATGCCGGTCAGAGACCTAAAAATGGTCAAACCATCCTCCAGTCGGATGGAGTTGGCGCTCTACCTGTGAAGGGATTTGAGATGAACCAGCTTAGAGATGTGGGTCTGCGTTTCTATCGACTCAGCTTCAGCAAAAAATCAGAAATTGCAGGTCGACTTGATTTGCTGGAAGAGGATGATATGAAGCAGCCTGATTTTGAGCGATTCAGGCGTGCATTCTTTCGAGCGCATGAACGTGGCATATTGGAGCAGCTCGCTAAAGCCGTATTTGAAGCCGAACAAAACTGA
- a CDS encoding HD domain-containing phosphohydrolase produces the protein MSDFEEIQTDSKHFTKAVTEFGEKKLVLASAPIFNDRGVKVVEKGAAINADMYERLMQHKLSEPIENLVSSGSTVDGKFLRETAENLFLEVPFLARVAGESGMRDLLLDVISKISLPPPIAFQLTLCSEVQHDSFIHGVQVALISAWLAKTPTSLRFDVNMAATAGLVHDLGMLHLDPVLLQPEQGLSRTQRRELYTHPLICATLMRRHQEFTKEAVRAVEEHHESLNGAGYPRNLSGDSISPLGRVLALAELVAAMLSRERRAPEMRLYVLLRMNMHRYDNIHVERVMRLLRPDQDAAGAIDLVLADPVQRLLNIEDAIANWPSALIMTPGLSKERLYGLNALAAQTAQLRRTFATVGVAREQLLQIGDGMQDDTVKVELSLLAIEAAWQLRAMARQARRRWRAGHDEAYPPELQAWLNNVDALTEEGTTHSSETAE, from the coding sequence ATGAGCGATTTTGAAGAGATTCAAACGGACAGCAAGCACTTTACAAAGGCCGTAACAGAATTCGGGGAGAAAAAGCTTGTCTTGGCATCGGCCCCCATTTTCAATGACAGGGGTGTAAAAGTTGTTGAGAAAGGGGCGGCAATCAACGCCGACATGTACGAGCGGCTGATGCAACACAAGTTATCGGAGCCAATTGAGAATCTGGTATCGAGCGGTTCTACCGTCGATGGCAAGTTTCTTCGTGAAACTGCAGAGAATCTGTTCCTGGAAGTCCCCTTCCTTGCCCGCGTAGCTGGAGAGTCTGGCATGAGAGACCTGCTGCTGGACGTCATTTCCAAAATCTCACTACCACCCCCTATTGCATTCCAGCTGACGTTATGTAGTGAGGTACAACATGACAGTTTCATTCACGGGGTGCAAGTCGCATTGATTTCAGCTTGGCTTGCCAAGACACCCACGTCATTGCGATTTGATGTCAACATGGCAGCGACTGCGGGACTGGTACACGATTTGGGCATGCTCCACCTGGATCCGGTCTTGTTGCAGCCAGAACAGGGACTCAGTCGTACCCAGCGACGCGAGCTGTATACGCATCCTCTGATTTGTGCAACGCTAATGAGGCGCCATCAAGAATTCACCAAGGAGGCAGTTCGTGCGGTAGAAGAGCACCATGAAAGTCTGAACGGCGCTGGCTACCCACGCAATTTGTCAGGTGACTCGATTAGCCCCTTGGGTCGTGTTCTTGCTTTGGCAGAGTTGGTTGCCGCCATGCTATCGCGTGAAAGACGCGCACCGGAAATGCGGCTGTATGTATTGCTTCGTATGAACATGCACCGTTACGACAACATACATGTTGAAAGAGTGATGCGCCTGCTGCGACCGGATCAGGACGCCGCAGGCGCAATAGACTTGGTATTGGCTGACCCCGTGCAGCGGCTGCTTAACATCGAGGACGCTATTGCCAACTGGCCAAGCGCGCTCATCATGACGCCCGGCCTGTCCAAAGAAAGGCTATATGGACTCAACGCGTTGGCAGCACAAACAGCACAGCTGCGACGCACTTTTGCTACGGTGGGCGTGGCCCGTGAGCAACTGCTGCAAATTGGCGATGGAATGCAAGACGATACCGTGAAAGTGGAATTGTCCTTGCTGGCCATTGAAGCGGCTTGGCAATTGCGTGCCATGGCCAGGCAGGCTCGACGTCGATGGCGCGCAGGACATGACGAGGCATACCCGCCCGAATTGCAGGCGTGGCTGAACAATGTGGATGCACTGACAGAAGAAGGTACAACGCATTCAAGCGAAACAGCCGAGTAA
- a CDS encoding sensor domain-containing diguanylate cyclase, which produces MKALLPKPEWASYYELVYWLVGLFLVSLWCFVGFWSWWERSSVLAATTLELEQLTAAVQVQTKGLFKQAETSLVAASHWIANHPNEDPAKTAEFIDLVDQLRKTSEGLLDLRMVTHTGLLRYIPDQGQTRQTNVSDRDYFQAQMVPATRGLFIANPVLSRVTNKWGIPISVPVEKGGADTAVLFVAIELERIAATFESERPKPNGTIAILKADGTIMFRSPMEGKVVGNSIAKSDSWVQHLSVFPKGSYLSPESPFDGVARIVSYSRVPGYPLQVSATQSKDDVLTAWRLHTLILSVVALVVSLFCLLLGKALISALNSEEDAHSELERLMLTDSLTGIGNRRMLTRWLEEEILRAHRYDRALTVVFIDLDHFKGINDTYGHSVGDEVLVDVAECIRSQLRQSDHVGRYGGEEFVVLLVETTLAEALPLVERMRSAVGGLKIPKIGEPITVSAGIAQLQAGEAAGSLLQRSDKALYLAKASGRNKTCTADGL; this is translated from the coding sequence TTGAAAGCATTGCTTCCAAAGCCAGAGTGGGCAAGTTATTACGAACTTGTGTATTGGCTGGTAGGCCTGTTTCTGGTTAGCCTTTGGTGTTTTGTAGGATTTTGGTCCTGGTGGGAGCGCAGCAGTGTTTTGGCAGCAACCACGCTGGAATTGGAGCAGTTGACGGCTGCCGTTCAGGTACAGACCAAAGGCCTTTTCAAACAGGCGGAAACCTCTCTGGTGGCTGCCAGCCATTGGATCGCAAACCACCCCAATGAGGATCCAGCAAAGACGGCAGAATTCATTGATTTGGTGGACCAGCTGCGCAAGACTTCTGAAGGTCTGCTGGATCTGCGCATGGTTACCCATACTGGTTTGCTTCGCTACATCCCGGATCAAGGTCAGACCAGGCAAACCAATGTTTCAGACAGGGACTACTTCCAGGCACAAATGGTCCCCGCAACCCGCGGACTCTTCATCGCCAACCCGGTTCTCAGCAGAGTGACGAACAAATGGGGCATCCCGATATCCGTTCCTGTAGAAAAGGGAGGGGCCGATACCGCCGTATTGTTTGTCGCCATCGAATTGGAGCGAATCGCGGCCACCTTTGAATCGGAACGTCCCAAGCCAAATGGAACGATTGCAATATTGAAGGCGGATGGAACGATCATGTTTCGAAGTCCTATGGAAGGCAAGGTCGTTGGCAACTCCATTGCCAAAAGTGACTCCTGGGTTCAACACCTGAGCGTGTTCCCCAAGGGCAGCTATCTTTCTCCCGAAAGCCCCTTTGATGGCGTAGCGCGAATTGTTTCATATTCCCGTGTTCCAGGGTACCCTTTGCAGGTCTCGGCAACGCAAAGCAAAGACGATGTATTGACGGCTTGGCGACTTCACACCTTGATCCTGTCAGTTGTTGCATTGGTTGTCTCACTGTTCTGTCTACTGCTTGGGAAGGCACTGATAAGTGCCCTGAACTCAGAGGAAGATGCGCACAGTGAATTGGAGAGGCTGATGCTGACGGATTCTCTTACCGGAATTGGTAATCGAAGAATGCTCACGCGTTGGCTGGAAGAAGAGATTTTGCGCGCGCACAGGTACGATCGCGCATTGACAGTTGTCTTCATTGACCTTGACCATTTCAAAGGCATCAACGACACGTACGGACACAGTGTCGGCGATGAAGTTCTCGTTGACGTAGCCGAATGCATACGTTCGCAGCTCAGGCAAAGTGATCATGTGGGTCGTTATGGTGGAGAAGAGTTCGTGGTGCTGCTCGTAGAAACCACGTTGGCTGAAGCGCTGCCGCTGGTGGAGCGTATGCGAAGTGCTGTTGGAGGCCTCAAGATTCCTAAAATAGGTGAGCCAATCACCGTTAGCGCGGGTATCGCACAACTCCAGGCTGGCGAAGCCGCTGGGTCACTGCTGCAACGCAGTGACAAAGCGCTCTACCTAGCCAAAGCCAGCGGACGAAATAAGACTTGCACAGCAGATGGGCTCTAG
- a CDS encoding MFS transporter, whose product MSEAMSSKAAIQAPGGFAMPASPPDIQLPRGALLGLSISAFGSGISMRVTDPLLPGLAKEFSLTLGHAALVITVFAIAYGFSQLIFGPLGDRFGKYRVIAWGTIACAITTAACAMAPSFEFLLAARAVAGASAAAIIPLAMAWIGDVTSYERRQPILARFMIGQVLGVSAGVLLGGYAADHLHWRTPFEGIAVYFALGGFLLLWMNKHLPDAARKTSPPQGSAMKRMVSEFAQVLAVPWARVVLLTVFAEGASIFGAFAFMVTHVHQVHGIPLAMAGQIVMLFGFGGLCFALSARFLVHRLGETGLCRWGGVLVAASYIIVAVSSSWWWAIPASFVSGLGFYMLHNTLQINATQMAPERRGAAVAAFAASYFIGQSAGIALEGALIPTIGTAGAIVLGAVGVTVVSQNFARLMQKHRRKV is encoded by the coding sequence ATGAGCGAAGCCATGTCTTCAAAGGCGGCCATACAGGCTCCGGGCGGCTTCGCAATGCCAGCCAGCCCACCCGACATCCAGTTGCCCCGCGGAGCGCTTCTGGGGCTGTCCATCTCCGCATTTGGCAGCGGTATTTCCATGCGGGTCACGGATCCTTTGTTGCCAGGCTTGGCCAAAGAGTTTTCGCTGACCCTGGGCCATGCAGCCCTGGTCATCACCGTGTTTGCCATTGCCTATGGCTTCTCCCAACTGATCTTTGGCCCCCTGGGAGATCGCTTTGGCAAATACCGCGTCATTGCCTGGGGCACGATTGCTTGTGCCATTACAACTGCGGCCTGCGCCATGGCACCTTCCTTTGAATTCCTGCTGGCAGCCCGCGCCGTTGCCGGCGCATCGGCCGCAGCCATCATCCCGCTGGCCATGGCCTGGATTGGCGATGTGACGTCCTATGAGCGCCGCCAGCCCATATTGGCCCGCTTCATGATCGGCCAGGTGCTGGGCGTGTCCGCAGGGGTGCTGCTGGGTGGCTATGCGGCCGACCACCTGCACTGGCGTACCCCCTTTGAAGGCATTGCTGTCTACTTTGCGCTGGGGGGCTTCTTACTGCTGTGGATGAACAAACATCTGCCGGATGCCGCCAGAAAGACTAGCCCGCCCCAAGGCTCCGCAATGAAGCGCATGGTGTCCGAGTTTGCACAGGTGCTGGCAGTGCCTTGGGCCCGTGTGGTGCTGCTCACTGTGTTTGCGGAAGGTGCCAGCATCTTCGGTGCCTTCGCCTTCATGGTGACCCATGTGCACCAGGTCCACGGCATTCCGTTGGCCATGGCCGGGCAGATCGTGATGCTGTTTGGCTTTGGCGGGCTGTGCTTTGCGCTCAGTGCCAGGTTCCTGGTGCACAGGTTGGGGGAGACCGGACTGTGCCGCTGGGGTGGTGTGCTGGTGGCTGCTTCCTACATCATCGTCGCAGTTTCGAGCAGCTGGTGGTGGGCCATACCTGCCAGCTTTGTGTCGGGCCTAGGCTTTTACATGCTGCACAACACGCTGCAGATCAACGCCACCCAGATGGCCCCAGAACGCCGTGGTGCAGCGGTTGCAGCGTTTGCAGCGTCGTATTTCATTGGACAGTCCGCGGGTATCGCATTGGAGGGGGCGTTGATTCCCACCATCGGCACCGCAGGCGCCATTGTGTTGGGAGCAGTCGGAGTGACTGTGGTCTCGCAGAACTTTGCCCGTCTGATGCAAAAGCATCGCAGAAAGGTTTGA
- a CDS encoding phage holin family protein: protein MNELRPFLLHWGITSMALWVASHVFRGVRFEGLSSLLVSALLLGLANAIVKPLLIVLTLPLTFITFGLFLLVINALMILLVSALVRGFQVSSFWTAFFASIFVSVISFVLEVFFLGNGSVHEIRMPHSGVWL, encoded by the coding sequence ATGAACGAACTGCGACCATTCCTTCTGCATTGGGGCATTACATCCATGGCACTGTGGGTGGCCAGCCATGTCTTTCGGGGAGTGCGGTTTGAAGGGCTGTCATCCCTGTTGGTGTCCGCGCTCTTGCTGGGCCTGGCCAATGCCATCGTCAAGCCGCTGCTCATCGTCCTGACCCTGCCGCTGACCTTCATCACTTTCGGACTTTTCTTGCTGGTCATCAACGCACTGATGATTCTCCTGGTATCGGCCTTGGTGAGGGGGTTTCAGGTGTCGAGCTTCTGGACGGCCTTCTTCGCCAGCATCTTTGTGTCTGTCATCAGCTTCGTGCTGGAAGTGTTCTTCCTGGGTAACGGCTCCGTGCATGAGATACGGATGCCGCATAGTGGGGTGTGGCTGTAG
- the panD gene encoding aspartate 1-decarboxylase → MFRTLLKSKIHRVAVTHCELHYEGSCAIDEDLLDAANIAENEQVHIWNINNGERFITYAIKGQRGSGMISVNGSAARRAAVGDLIIIAAFAQVHDDKVEGHSPQLVFVDDKNKQTDLRHKVPTQQL, encoded by the coding sequence ATGTTTCGTACCCTTTTGAAATCCAAAATTCACCGTGTTGCCGTCACCCACTGCGAGCTGCACTATGAAGGATCGTGCGCAATCGATGAAGACCTTTTAGACGCCGCCAACATCGCTGAAAACGAGCAGGTACACATTTGGAACATCAACAACGGTGAGCGCTTTATAACCTACGCCATCAAGGGGCAGCGTGGTAGCGGCATGATTTCCGTTAATGGTTCCGCTGCGCGTCGTGCGGCTGTGGGTGACTTGATCATCATTGCTGCATTTGCCCAGGTGCATGACGACAAAGTGGAAGGCCATTCCCCGCAGCTGGTGTTTGTAGACGACAAAAACAAGCAAACTGATTTGCGCCACAAGGTGCCCACCCAACAACTGTAA
- a CDS encoding arginine deiminase-related protein, translated as MRPLLLPQTPSSVVMVRPHFFAPNPQTASDNAFQRSSSCASPSEISGRAYEEVTRAAHILKSHGVAVHLFEDQIQDRTPDSVFPNNWFSTHAGGHVALYPMYSPNRRRERRADVIELLKARYRVQDVIDYSGLEPDGLFLEGTGAMVLDHIDRVAYTVQSNRANPIALERFATHFNYEPMSFEAFDEKGNAVYHTNVLMCIGTAFAMVGFELIPDAVRRTEIKTRLQNTGRNVIDLSAYQIGEFAGNALELNGSSGRILAISSRALASLSSEQVEVIEKSATIIPLQVPTIELAGGSVRCMLAGIHLCRRDEI; from the coding sequence ATGCGGCCCCTTCTATTGCCTCAGACTCCATCTTCTGTCGTGATGGTGCGCCCTCACTTTTTTGCACCCAACCCTCAGACTGCATCCGACAATGCGTTTCAGCGCAGCAGCTCCTGCGCAAGTCCGAGCGAAATCTCCGGTAGAGCGTATGAAGAAGTAACCCGCGCGGCCCACATTCTGAAGAGTCACGGCGTAGCGGTTCATCTATTTGAAGACCAGATTCAAGATAGAACGCCTGACTCTGTGTTTCCCAACAATTGGTTCTCCACGCACGCTGGTGGACACGTAGCACTCTACCCCATGTACTCGCCCAATCGACGGCGGGAGCGCAGGGCTGACGTCATTGAACTGCTCAAGGCGCGGTATCGTGTGCAGGATGTCATTGACTATTCGGGCCTGGAGCCAGACGGACTCTTTTTGGAGGGGACGGGAGCCATGGTTCTGGACCACATCGACCGGGTCGCCTACACAGTGCAATCTAACCGCGCAAATCCAATTGCGTTGGAGCGATTCGCCACGCACTTCAATTACGAGCCTATGTCGTTTGAAGCTTTCGATGAAAAAGGCAATGCTGTCTATCACACCAATGTGCTGATGTGTATTGGCACGGCTTTCGCAATGGTGGGTTTTGAACTCATTCCAGACGCAGTGCGTCGCACTGAAATCAAGACGCGTTTGCAAAACACGGGGCGCAACGTCATCGACTTGAGCGCCTATCAAATCGGAGAGTTCGCGGGCAACGCGTTGGAGCTCAACGGGTCCAGTGGCAGGATACTAGCAATCTCTTCGCGCGCTTTGGCCAGCCTGTCTTCGGAACAAGTGGAAGTCATCGAGAAAAGTGCCACGATCATCCCATTACAAGTGCCCACCATCGAGTTGGCCGGTGGCTCGGTCAGATGCATGCTCGCAGGAATACACCTATGTAGGCGCGACGAGATTTAG